TTTAATTCAAACAAATACTGTATCCATGTACTCTGATGGCCCCACTACAAAGCAAAAATCAAAAAATGGCACACATCTTAATTTATAGAAATAAGCACAATATAAAATCACAGTTGCAATGCTGATCCAAGTGTTCAGCACAATCTCAGAGCTTCAGCATCTCATCAGCATCACAGCATATAGCAGTAAGGAAAATACAAGTGCCTAAATTAGTTACACATTGTATATACATGTATTATACTAAACATAAAGAAATCCCTTTGAAAGCGCTTTGAAATTAATTATgatttttgttatatatatatatatacacacaaatgtACATTGGGTaaatgcttatatatatatatatatataaaattttttaaacatgcacaaaaataaaatgagaaggaaaaaaatctttcacgaacacaaacaaatatttctGTGGATTGCAGCATGTACCAGTGTATCAGACAGACAGTGCCACAGAACAGGGCAATCAAattactgaaaacaaaacagacgaAATATCTTACTGGACTAGGAAGCCGTCAGACTTAATTAAATCATTCGACCTTAATTCTTAATATCTGATCACTGAACAGTTTTTTCTCAGTCAAACACGAAGTGTTAATGACAGGCTGTATCAAAGACCTGGCTGTGCATATAGTCCCCATCTTATCACCCTCATCATCACACCTGCAGTAATCCAgctatttcaatacaattccCCTTAGAAAAAGACAACAATGAAAATTCAGTCTTACCAACGCCATATTTTTCGTGTTCTgtcggtatccacatttttcccGCAATCTAGCTAATAAAATGCATGCTATATACAGGGGAAATTATGCGCGATACAGTCCATATTTTTGTCCCATTGGCTTTGACTGTATTGTTCGGAGCGCAGACGCGCAGCATCCCTCATACAGCACATTTTCCCAACCccgtaaaaaaaagaaacagcgaAGGATCATGGGACATTGAGTCTCTGAATGACAAACAGAAGAAGTCAAACTACAAGGTCCAGAACGCTCCTTCAAAACATAGgagtgctgtgattggtcagtgcTCTGTAGAGTACGTGACGTCACCTGGATCATTCGGAGATGGCtacactgagagagaaaggTCTGCCTCGTTCAGTGTGTTATTAATATTCAGCCTCCAGTTTAAGGACTTAACGCTTTAAGAtagctttttattattattattgttattattactgtCTATATTCGCGGAGCCTGTTGTAAATATACTGTATGTGAACGAGAGCCAACTTAGCCTAACCAGCTTATTCGTATtgcccgttccaccttaaacagtgcagcggTTAACCTTTTATTCtgcccatttaaggtggaacgaactGTTTGACTAAGAAATGAAATTTAGCTTGCTTTATTTGTGAGTTATTGCACCCTCAGGTTTGCTAAATTACTGAGCACTTTAACGACTTGAGTTTACAAAGAGCCCgtatgttatattttacatgtattttgctGTTCTCCTCTGAAGGCCACTTAGAGTGTTGGAGAGGCAAAGGCAGATATAAGTCtataaccccccccccttcatTGCAGACACACTGCTGAGCCTTGCAGAAACACTTTAAATCTTCAACATGAGTGGGCGTGGTCAAATagctgaaaatgttttttcactATATAAAAATTTTACACAGGCTGTTTTTGCAGCTCTATTTCTAAACATGGCAAATTGgttttctgaaaaaaatcacCAAATGAGGCCTATAGTACATCTACAACCattgtccaccttgtagatgtaaagtcatagacagtagctcatctgttgctgcaaatTTTGTGTTGATCGTCTACTATTTTCAGGCACAGATGCAAAACCATAAATAGACGAAGAGTCTGATACATTCAGTGCATTAAGCTGTCCTCACAGTCAGGATTCtgtcagttgcattctgattggctctctgctCATCCACATATACGCTCTTCCATGTATCGTTTTGTACTGGTGCTGGAACTGGTCCAGTGTTAATCATGCTTCCTTCTACATGTCATGCTAAAATGGCAGACTAGTGATTGGTtcttttgtgtgtcagtcagaTCTCTTGTCCTGAAGTAGTACGTGGTTCTTGGCTACATTAAATGGCAATGCAAGActagtcatcctctagtccttcatcagtagacacaggacacttggctggatatttttgattaGTGGAATATTTTCAGTCTTGAGGTAGCACTACAACTACAAactgtggagctgataaaatgaacattgAGTGTAGGTACAAATgaagtgttcctaatccagttatCATTCAGTGTAAACATCAGTTACATTTTAGAACTTAGTTTTCAGTCAAACTACAAATGTTTTGCTGGAATGCGAAGTGCAGTCAAAACAGACCTGTTTGTTGAGGTGCCTGCTCATATTAAGCATGACTCCAACAGGTAGTGTTTGACTGAAAGCTAAGTTGTGtcatggggttgtgggtttaagccacgctgactgtcagtgaggagtttggtgtgctctccccatATCTGTGTTCCTCccacaatacaaaaacacatgttggtaggtggattggcaacacaaaaaatgtccatagggggggtgtgtgagagagagaaaatgtgtgtgcgtgtgtcttgCCAAGCGATGGATTGGCTCCCCgcttccagagtgtgttcccaacttgtgcccattgattccaggtaggctctggactaacagcaaccctgaacaggataagcgcttacaggcagtgaataaatgaattattgtTTCCCCTTAGttagttatttaaaaaatccaaacatCTGCCAAGAtaaaatatttaccaatatcAATTATATGTTCTCACTCAGAAAtgcatctctctcacacacacacacatacatacatgtatATGTTCCAAAGTAGTAGggttggaatgaatgaataagttaaTGAGAGTGGGGGAGTTTGTGTGGGTTTGGCGCTACACAGTTGTGCACAGTTGTCTTTTCAGCTTTTCCCCTCAACTCTCCTCCACACTATAGAAACCAGGGAGCTCATGGTGTACACTCGTAGTGAGAGGAGTGAGAGCAGTAGGGCTTTAATCACTGTGGATGAATCTTCTCCTATGGTCATTGCTTAGGCTCAGTGTGAAGTGAGAGAGGAGCATAAAGTGCAATTACAATTGAATATATGACAGGTTTTTTGAGAAGAGGGTGATGtcatttgtgtgagtgtgagtcatGTTTGAATCACACATGattcatgttttgtttgtggCTGGGTGATATCCATACTGTAGGCTAGTGTGGTGACCAGTTTCCAGATGTgttatgtgtttatatattgtatCATGGTTTCTTTTAAAAAGGGATGCacaattttattgttttattgggTTAATTGGCAGATAATTGCTTTGAGAACAGAAGATCACCGGACAGATGTTTATATATGAACAGTATGTCTGATATTTTTTGTTATCcagaatgttttttgtttgtttgtttattgagaTGCTGGGCTGCTGTGCTAAAATGTCTGCAATTTATTCATGTTGCTGCATATCCATCTGCAAAACAAATTACACGTTTCTTTTTGTTCCCATTGCTGATCCCAGTTTCTACATTTTAAGCATTTATGCATCTCCGTATGTACATGAAAAATATAAGATATCAGCATCTGTCTAGAATTCTCTTATAAGTGTATCAGATCTTTTCTTTCAAATACAGAGGATAAGGATTCTAATGTTTACTTAGATACCATTCAATAGTAGGAATACAACCTTTTGTCTTTCAGTATCAATGCACTAGCTGAACTCAAGATTTGAGCCAATGTTGATTTCATAGCtgcaaaatacataaacataaaattaGGGGCTTAATCATTCCTAATTCAGTTTGATTACAATATGGTGGAGTCCTCgttcatacatttttttaaaagaaaagcagTGCCTGAAATgtgttaatttaaaataattaaacaagtTGATATAGGGTGACCATATCTAACCTAAAATTGACAAGTTAATATTCACAagcaaataatatatatatatgtgcacacacacactatattcaTTTGCAGTTGATGTACAATAATAGATATAGTCACTgtgtttttgtcagttttttatGTTGTGCAAATATTTATTCACATAATTTCAAAACAATAATCATGAATTTGGCACATTTTAGACCATAACCAAGACATTATTGATCACATATGATAATTtctgatatgtttaaatatgtctATATCAGCCAAGTACATTATACAATAGTTGTACATCATaagtattattacatttatgtaGAGAATCAGTTTTTGCTGCTGTACTGTGCACACTAAACACCTGTTGTATTTTTAGCAGTTTCTCTCAGGTAACAAACCTGCATATTTTCCAAAGCTTATGCTTAAGTCTAGGTTTATGCAGTGATTCAATGCTTATATaacagtaaaacaaaaatgtttattattaggCACCTAATAGATCTCAAGTTACAATATTGTAGATTTACTGCAGGTCTTATcgttttctcattttcttcctCTAGATGGGCAGGATTGTATTTTGGAGCCGCTGTGCTTTCCTGAGCAGCAGAGTGGTAGTGTTGGCCTAGTGTCCTCAGATGATCCAGTGAGCTGTGTGCTTTGTTCACACTCTGCTCCGCTCTCCGATAAAAATCAGCTCCTGAAGCACATGGTGCTGGACCACAAACTCGTTATCGCTGACATCAAACTCATCGCTGATTTCCCAAAGTATTATAACTATATatttttgagttacaaatgTATTATGTTATAGCATTTTTATCAAATGTCATATTCTCTTATTTAATGTGTTCTTGCTTATTTTGATTAGTATGTTACATCTTTCTTAAACCtgtgcacatatatatatatatatatatatatatatatatatatatatatatatttttttttttacaaaataaatctcTGGTcctaaaatctttttaaaagagaaagCTATTTCATTCAGAAGAAATTGTGATATTGcagttaaataataaaagtgaCCTCTGGAAATATTTGGATAATTTTTAAGCAGTTTGTTATCTCCTCTAATAAAATGAATGCTGTAtatgttataaaaataaaatgaacacatttcttGTTCTGATGCAGGTATATGCTTTATTGGAAGAAAAGGTTTACAGAGCAACCCATCACAGACTTCTGCAGTGTCATCAAAACCAACTCAGAGGGACCTGTTGGTAAGACTTCAATAATTCTGCTTCACTTCTGCTCTACAACATTGTAAAATAAAGCTTTGATCTAAAAATAGCTTTTTAGCCACAttggttttaaaatgttataaggaattgtttataaaattctgtaaaATCTTAACAAATATTACCTCTATTGTTATGTATAATTTTTGGTATTGCATACTTACAAGGCTCTTTATCTTCTGTTGGCTGTATTGTAGATCAGCAGGAGAATTACTGCCTCCTGTGTGACGTCCTGCTTGAGGACCGCATTCTTCGAGAGCAGCTACAGCAGAAAAGACTGGTATGTATACACTCAGTATACAAACACCAACCTGGCACTGTGTCCGAGTCACTGACCATGTTACACTGATCCGAGATTGTTACATGAAGCTTTTGAACTTGAGACTGACCCCCCGTGGGGACTGTGATGGCAGGGGGACTCTAAGTAGATATCTACCAGTGAAAGCAgtgttttgatatttatttatttatttatttatttatttgtttggagGAAGGTTTCATTCAAAAtagaaattacattttgtacCATGTATTACTAGTGCAGACAATAGCAGTTCTTAAGGGAAATAAGGATGATAAAAACCCACACAATTCTGTGATATTTGGCCGTGGATATTATTTCTCTGGTAAGTCTTATGAAAGCGATTAATAAAAAGCACACAGAGAAGCCAGAGTTCCCTCTCAGATTGTTTCTGTAGGACATAATGAGTCAACATCATCATCTTGCACACATCTCTGGGAAAATCTGCGATAGTGGTTGCTAGGCAACTTGTATTCCCATCATCTTGGCAGCCTGTACCGCAGCGAGGCGACCAGCTGTTGAACAGCGCTACTGTGACCTTCCTTAGGCGTTTGTGCCGAAACACTGAAAGAAACTTCACTCGCTGATGTTTAATTAGACAAATTTATACTGACCTGGATGTTAATGAAGACTAAATTGGTACTTATTATTTATGATGATCTACCTTTGTGTATAAACAACACCGGCTTTTCAAGAATACTTATTGGAACACAGTTGGTGGGACGGTAACTGAGTCTTAATGCacataatattacattttatattacaaCTAACAACACTCTACTGTAGGTCAGAGTTCATCAGGCTAAATGACACCTACACAAATCTTTCATGACAACTACCAGAAACATACATAAACATCTTATTTACaagcttatttaaaaaaaaaacaatgcagttGTTGTGACAGCTGCTTTAGTAGATTTCACCCCAGAAAATGTTAAGCCAAACGACTCTTGTAGAAATAAGCCATTATATGTATTCATGTATGTTTGTGAGTTTAAATGAAATGTTCATAGACGTAATTAACCTGAGGACCTGCAGTAAAGCTTTGCCAACAAGATACAAGGACTGATCACGTTTATCTAAATTGACCTTAATTCAGCATCACTTTTGTGTATTCAGAGTGTTAGtattttttgctgctgttttttttttttatgttgaacAGGAGGAGGTTCTTGAGCAGCAGCAGAAGGAAAGAGATGACACTAGTTTTCAGGGCACCTGTCTGTTCTGTAATGAGGAATTTACTGGAAACAGGTGAGGTCTGCTATAATATTTCTCATCTGTGTTGTATATCTTTTAATTTTCCTGGTAAACAACTACTTGTATGTTTTGAATATCCCATAGCTATCTATATACAGTCTTTTTGTATTTATGCATTTCCTTGTTGTAGATCAGCGTTGCTTAATCACATGGCCAGAGAACACTCCTTCAGCATCGGACTGCCTGACAATATCGTCTACTGCACAGAGTTCCTCAATACACTGGAGAGGAAGCTAGACAAGTAAGCCTTCCGTCACTAAGCACACAACTGCAGATTACTCCAGAGATACAGTAGATCATATTAGATTTTCTGTCCATTTCAGTATGAAACATTGAAAACTGCACCCTCTCCTGGTGGATGGAAATTGAATGTCATTCAAAGCCATTCATAGGTTTAACAGGCAATTCCATAAATTAAACAGTTTATACAaatcttaataaataaatggaaaaatattgtaaaagtCTTTCAGAGTGGCTTTATGTAATATGCTATTTTCTAGATCAGCCTTTCGCAACCTTGTTCCTGGAGGCACTCTGCCCAGCACATTTTAGTCGTTTCCCTGCTTTAACACACCTACTTCAGCTCTGAACAGACTTGTCTATTAACTGAGACGAGAAAGCAATAAATATGCAGGTCAGGGTGCCTGGACCAGGGTTGAGAAATACTGTTGTAGATAATTGTCCATACTGGCAGTTATAGAAAAGAGATTGATCTGGAATGTTTAACAACTCTAAAAGCTCCCTCACAGATGTTATGATTACATTACTTATAAAAACTCAGAAGCTGGTGTAGGTTCACTAGAAATTATAGAgggggaaaatatatatatatatataatatattaatatatataatgtatgtatcGCTTGTTTTCTATAAACCGATGTGTAGAAATAATCAAGTTTCTCTACAGTGAGCCATTTATCACCAAATGACTCtgaatgactggctttacatcGCAAGGACTTtaccttaaaaaataaaaaacagcgtAATTCTCATTTAATAAGCTTTTTTAACCTCTCATGTGTTTCTCTTTTGTGTGTTGTAACAGCATGCAGTGTCTTTACTGTGAGAAAATATTTCGGGACAAGACAACTTTGAAAGATCACATGCGAAAAAAGCAACACAGACGTATAAATGCCAACAACCATGACTACGACCGCTTCTATGTCATTAACTACTTGGTATGTTTTTGTATCAAGGTTTTTTAGATGCAGTCACTGGATAATGTTTGAAGgtcaattaataataatgttcaCATATGTTTAAAGTCCAACCAGGCATAAGGTTTGAGTGAGTGAACTGAATGTTCCAGTGTACAGTTTGTAATATGTGCTTTAATGGGTGCAGGAGCTAGGGAAGACTTGGGAAGAGGTGCTGTCTGAGGATGACCGAgagctgcaggaggaagaggatgagTAAGAACCACTTGTAAACCTAATGCACTTTAGATATATCATGTGAGAGCTTGCATAGGTTAAATTGTTTGTTGAGAATTGTAATTTTTGCAaatgtttgctgtgtgtgtgtgcagtgattGGTCAGACTGGCAGGCTCACCCAGTGTGTgctgtttgcttgttttgtgaGCAGCAGGAAGAAACCATGGAGAAGATCTACACACATATGCAGGTCAGATTCTTGCTGTTTAGCATTATGCATGTTATACTCTTTGAAATCAGAgaagattgtgtgtgtatatatatacacaagtcATTATGATTATCAATTCTAGCCTAGTGTTATTTTAACAGTTTAGTCTGtgattgttttttctttgttataggaagctcataaatttgaccTCCACAAATTAAAAACTGGACTGAGTAAGTAGAGCTtgacaattaaaataaagatataATTCTTTatgaattttgaaaaatgtatagatttagaaaaaaaatatataatgcatttgtgtgtttctgattaGACCTGAAGTTTTACCAGCAAGTCAAACTAGTGAACTACATCCGTCGTGAGATCCACCAGTGCCGATGCTACGGTTGCCAGAAGAAGTTGGAAACAAAGCAGGAAGTAGTGCAGCACATGATTAAGGAGAATCATGTGATGCAACTTCCAGAGGTGTCACACTGGGACCAACCACAGTGAGTGTGGATTCTCTGTAGTAAATctaacaatatttatttatatcaagctttcatttcatttttacattacGATTAGAAATTGTGTCCTTGCCTTATACTTATGATTAG
This region of Hoplias malabaricus isolate fHopMal1 chromosome 17, fHopMal1.hap1, whole genome shotgun sequence genomic DNA includes:
- the znf277 gene encoding zinc finger protein 277, whose translation is MATLREKDGQDCILEPLCFPEQQSGSVGLVSSDDPVSCVLCSHSAPLSDKNQLLKHMVLDHKLVIADIKLIADFPKYMLYWKKRFTEQPITDFCSVIKTNSEGPVDQQENYCLLCDVLLEDRILREQLQQKRLEEVLEQQQKERDDTSFQGTCLFCNEEFTGNRSALLNHMAREHSFSIGLPDNIVYCTEFLNTLERKLDNMQCLYCEKIFRDKTTLKDHMRKKQHRRINANNHDYDRFYVINYLELGKTWEEVLSEDDRELQEEEDDDWSDWQAHPVCAVCLFCEQQEETMEKIYTHMQEAHKFDLHKLKTGLNLKFYQQVKLVNYIRREIHQCRCYGCQKKLETKQEVVQHMIKENHVMQLPEVSHWDQPQYYFPTYENDALLTALSDSECESEGADYSSEVPVIPEDISNLKVIKQNSVLNKLLKDRGSSD